From a single Tachypleus tridentatus isolate NWPU-2018 chromosome 6, ASM421037v1, whole genome shotgun sequence genomic region:
- the LOC143252662 gene encoding ADP-ribosylation factor 1-like yields MGNIFASLLKGLFGKKEMRILMVGLDAAGKTTILYKLKLGEIVTTIPTIGFNVETVEYKNISFTVWDVGGQDKIRPLWRHYFQNTQGLIFVVDSNDRERIGEAREELMRMLGEDELRDAVLLIFANKQDLPNAMNAAEITDKLGLHSLRNRNWYIQATCATSGDGLYEGLDWLSSQLRNQK; encoded by the exons ATGGGGAATATCTTTGCTTCACTTTTAAAGGGGCTCTTTGGAAAAAAGGAGATGCGAATATTGATGGTAGGACTTGATGCTGCAGGAAAAACAACAATTCTGTATAAACTCAAGTTAGGAGAAATTGTTACTACTATTCCTACCATAG gtTTCAATGTGGAAACAGTAGAGTATAAAAACATCAGTTTTACAGTATGGGATGTTGGAGGTCAGGATAAAATCAGGCCATTGTGGCGTCATTATTTCCAGAATACTCAAG ggCTAATATTTGTAGTGGATAGTAATGACAGAGAAAGAATTGGTGAAGCAAGAGAAGAGCTCATGCGCATGTTAGGAGAAGATGAGCTAAGAGATGCTGTTCTATTGATCTTTGCAAACAAACAG gaCTTGCCAAATGCTATGAATGCAGCAGAAATAACGGATAAACTGGGACTCCATTCATTACGAAATAGGAATTGGTACATCCAGGCCACATGTGCAACCAGTGGGGATGGTCTCTATGAAGGTCTGGACTGGCTATCAAGCCAGCTGCGAAATCAGAAATAA